A stretch of the Desulforamulus ferrireducens genome encodes the following:
- a CDS encoding DUF362 domain-containing protein: protein MAFKITDECLACGTCLDSCPNNAIEEGDIYKITMACENCGTCLDICPTGAIIEE, encoded by the coding sequence ATGGCCTTTAAAATCACTGATGAGTGTTTGGCCTGTGGTACCTGCTTGGATTCCTGTCCAAACAATGCCATTGAGGAGGGCGACATTTATAAAATAACCATGGCATGCGAAAATTGCGGTACATGCCTGGACATTTGCCCTACCGGAGCCATTATTGAAGAGTAA
- a CDS encoding isoprenyl transferase, with protein MFEKLTGMFNKQKGTDDEKTLLQSIDRSRLPQHIAIIMDGNGRWAQRRGMPRSLGHRAGVESLRNIVKLCSELGVKVLTCYAFSTENWKRPQDEVSYLMDLLVEYLQKELDELHSEGVRVNAIGRIGELPNQPQEALKAAMEKTAGNTGLLLNLALNYGGRAEITDAVIKIAHSLNNKQLKIEEINEKVIAQYLYTSGMPDPELLIRPSGDFRISNFLLWQLAYTEFWLTHVMWPDFKRIHLLQAILDYQRRERRFGGIIKK; from the coding sequence ATGTTTGAAAAATTAACCGGTATGTTTAATAAACAAAAGGGAACTGATGATGAAAAAACACTTCTTCAATCCATAGACCGGAGCAGGCTTCCGCAACATATTGCCATTATTATGGATGGTAACGGTCGCTGGGCGCAGCGCAGGGGTATGCCCAGGTCCTTAGGACATCGGGCTGGTGTTGAATCGCTGCGAAATATTGTTAAACTTTGCTCGGAATTGGGCGTGAAGGTACTGACCTGCTATGCCTTTTCCACGGAGAATTGGAAAAGACCGCAGGATGAAGTGTCCTATTTAATGGATTTATTGGTAGAATACCTGCAAAAGGAACTGGATGAACTACACAGTGAGGGTGTCAGAGTAAATGCCATTGGGAGAATTGGCGAACTCCCTAACCAACCCCAGGAGGCCTTAAAGGCTGCCATGGAAAAAACGGCGGGTAATACAGGCCTGCTGTTGAATTTGGCTCTCAATTATGGCGGACGTGCGGAAATTACCGATGCGGTAATAAAAATTGCCCACTCGTTGAATAATAAACAACTAAAGATAGAAGAAATCAATGAGAAAGTTATTGCTCAATACCTCTATACCTCCGGTATGCCCGACCCGGAACTGTTGATCAGGCCTTCCGGAGATTTTCGCATAAGTAACTTTTTGTTATGGCAGCTAGCTTACACAGAATTCTGGTTAACCCATGTCATGTGGCCTGACTTTAAGAGAATACATTTATTACAAGCTATTCTTGATTATCAACGACGGGAACGACGTTTTGGCGGAATAATTAAAAAATAG
- the ytvI gene encoding sporulation integral membrane protein YtvI has protein sequence MRTALNYVLAGLLLLVSFYIIEHLSGYLIKGLSFALPLLIPFLLAIFLSFLLEPMVEVLQQKAHLSRGAAVALSMLLVFSFLGAIITLVLLRLITELINLSKSIPFILLDVQTWVEVSLPKLQKYYGELPPSVTGAIQNTFGNIANTLQNYLSITLDYFLSTFSAVPGIITLVVVSFLATYFVTKDRRALGVKWVKIMPAPYGEKSIQVLKEVTGAFISYLRAQGILVSISTIISIIGLYLIGADYALTMGLLIGFFDIIPVLGPGTVIIPWVIWSLVSGKVVFGLKLLGLYVVILVARQLLETKVVADNLGLHPLATLVALFVGFKLLGFIGMVAGPILLIAVQAVVKAGILTPRVK, from the coding sequence ATGCGGACCGCCCTAAACTATGTGTTGGCCGGTCTACTTCTTTTAGTGAGTTTTTATATTATTGAACACCTATCGGGCTATCTAATTAAAGGGCTATCCTTTGCTTTGCCCCTGTTAATTCCCTTTCTCTTGGCCATTTTTCTTAGCTTTTTGCTGGAACCTATGGTGGAGGTACTGCAGCAGAAGGCTCATTTGTCCCGGGGAGCTGCCGTGGCTTTATCCATGCTTTTGGTTTTTTCCTTTTTGGGTGCCATCATTACCTTAGTGTTATTGAGGTTGATTACTGAATTAATCAATCTATCCAAAAGCATACCTTTTATCTTGCTGGATGTGCAGACCTGGGTGGAAGTATCCTTGCCAAAGCTGCAAAAATATTATGGGGAATTACCTCCCAGTGTAACAGGTGCCATCCAAAACACCTTTGGTAATATTGCCAATACTTTACAAAATTATCTAAGTATTACTTTAGATTACTTTTTAAGTACCTTTTCCGCTGTACCAGGGATTATTACATTGGTGGTGGTCAGTTTTCTGGCAACCTATTTTGTTACCAAGGATCGCCGGGCCTTAGGGGTCAAATGGGTAAAAATTATGCCCGCTCCCTACGGCGAAAAGAGTATTCAGGTACTTAAAGAAGTTACCGGCGCTTTTATTTCGTATCTTAGAGCCCAGGGGATTTTGGTTAGTATTAGCACCATCATCAGCATTATCGGTCTTTATCTGATTGGGGCGGACTATGCCCTAACCATGGGTCTCTTGATTGGTTTCTTTGATATTATACCGGTGTTAGGACCGGGTACTGTTATTATACCCTGGGTTATTTGGTCTTTGGTTTCCGGTAAAGTTGTGTTTGGCCTCAAGCTTTTGGGCTTATATGTGGTAATACTGGTGGCCAGACAGCTATTAGAGACCAAGGTGGTGGCCGATAATTTAGGCTTGCATCCACTGGCTACTTTAGTAGCCTTGTTTGTAGGCTTTAAGTTGTTAGGTTTTATCGGTATGGTGGCAGGCCCCATCCTATTAATTGCTGTACAAGCGGTGGTGAAAGCAGGAATTCTAACCCCGAGGGTGAAATAA
- a CDS encoding PASTA domain-containing protein: MIPDVLGYPADIAVSLLENEGFQIEVVQTKPPRLKPTGRPRVVKVEPKGSRQLLLTVVCEEKGKGGAQYGL; encoded by the coding sequence ATGATACCTGACGTATTAGGTTATCCTGCTGATATTGCAGTCTCCCTTCTGGAAAACGAAGGCTTCCAAATTGAAGTGGTGCAGACCAAACCGCCTAGATTGAAGCCCACAGGCCGCCCCAGGGTTGTTAAGGTAGAACCCAAGGGGTCGCGGCAGTTACTTCTAACAGTGGTATGTGAGGAGAAAGGGAAGGGAGGTGCACAATATGGCCTTTAA
- a CDS encoding phosphatidate cytidylyltransferase: MLHLRVLSALVGIPVIVLSAWYGSWVLWLLVFGLFLLSAREMAVILKGLNLNPSVWLIQVGGLIIFTSAYLYKDEYIGPTIILLLIANLLMMAFQYPDRGPLDTFGNLTALLYLGNFIFFYLTRGLENGFVWLLLLLTATWASDTFAYFVGRAFGKHKLAPLLSPKKTVEGAIGGVLGAALTALVFVQLVPGLPLWPVVLLGALIGLAALLGDLVESALKRQAGVKDSGNIIPGHGGMLDRFDSLLFTAPLVYYLVNLFII, from the coding sequence TTGCTGCACTTGCGGGTGCTAAGTGCTCTGGTGGGTATCCCAGTAATTGTTCTGTCTGCTTGGTATGGCAGCTGGGTTTTATGGCTATTGGTTTTCGGCCTTTTTCTGTTATCTGCTCGAGAGATGGCAGTGATTCTCAAAGGCTTAAACCTTAATCCCAGCGTCTGGCTCATTCAAGTTGGTGGATTAATTATTTTTACCAGTGCATACCTATATAAAGATGAATACATAGGCCCTACCATTATATTATTGCTGATAGCCAATCTTTTAATGATGGCCTTTCAATATCCCGACAGAGGGCCCCTTGATACCTTTGGCAATTTAACTGCGCTACTTTATTTAGGAAACTTTATCTTCTTTTATCTTACCCGTGGTTTGGAAAATGGTTTTGTGTGGTTGTTGCTGTTACTTACAGCCACCTGGGCCAGTGATACCTTTGCCTATTTTGTGGGTCGTGCCTTTGGTAAGCATAAACTGGCACCCTTGTTAAGCCCTAAGAAAACGGTGGAAGGGGCTATAGGTGGGGTTTTGGGCGCCGCGTTAACTGCCCTGGTTTTTGTTCAACTGGTGCCGGGGTTACCACTCTGGCCTGTTGTGTTGCTGGGCGCACTGATCGGTCTGGCCGCCTTACTGGGAGATTTGGTGGAATCTGCCCTGAAGAGGCAGGCTGGGGTTAAAGATTCGGGGAATATTATTCCGGGGCATGGGGGAATGTTAGATCGTTTTGATAGTTTGTTATTTACTGCCCCTCTGGTATACTACCTGGTGAATCTGTTTATAATTTGA
- the frr gene encoding ribosome recycling factor: MVKELISAAEEHMKKSVDVVRKEFASLRAGRATPALLDKVVVSYYGTPTPINQLANISVPEARMLVIQPWDKSAVPEIERAIMKSDIGITPTSDGNVIRLTIPQLTQERRLELVKVIKKKAEEGRVAVRNIRRDYNDTLKAKQKEGIPEDEVKRGQDELQKTTDKYIKEIDELVKAKEQEIMQV; the protein is encoded by the coding sequence ATGGTTAAAGAGCTCATATCTGCCGCTGAAGAACATATGAAGAAATCAGTGGATGTTGTACGTAAGGAGTTTGCTTCTCTACGGGCCGGACGTGCTACCCCTGCGTTGTTGGATAAAGTCGTAGTGTCTTACTACGGCACTCCTACACCGATCAACCAGCTTGCCAATATTTCTGTACCAGAGGCTCGTATGTTGGTTATTCAGCCCTGGGATAAAAGTGCCGTGCCAGAAATTGAAAGGGCTATTATGAAGTCGGACATTGGCATTACTCCTACCAGTGATGGTAATGTGATTCGTCTGACCATACCTCAATTAACTCAGGAACGCCGCCTGGAATTGGTTAAAGTAATCAAGAAGAAGGCTGAGGAAGGTCGGGTTGCGGTCAGAAATATTCGCAGGGATTACAATGATACCCTCAAGGCAAAACAAAAGGAAGGTATTCCCGAGGATGAAGTAAAACGCGGCCAGGACGAGTTGCAAAAAACCACTGATAAGTATATTAAAGAAATTGATGAGCTGGTAAAGGCTAAAGAACAGGAGATCATGCAAGTATAA